One Panicum virgatum strain AP13 chromosome 3N, P.virgatum_v5, whole genome shotgun sequence DNA segment encodes these proteins:
- the LOC120664843 gene encoding putative F-box/kelch-repeat protein At1g15680 isoform X2, with the protein MEVRSSSGKEPRAVRLPGDLVAEILARVPYRSLCRFKLVSRSWRALCSDPAVRRRNGDLLVGNWNMDVQADRVGVGQWHLSRQAEESHVIQHG; encoded by the exons ATGGAGGTGAGGTCCAGCTCCGGCAAGGAGCCGCGCGCGGTCAGGCTGCCCGGCGACCTCGTCGCCGAGATCCTCGCGCGGGTGCCCTACCGCTCGCTCTGCCGGTTCAAGCTCGTCTCGCGGTCATGGCGGGCCCTCTGCTCCGACCCCGCCGTCCGCCGCAG GAATGGAGATCTACTCGTCGGAAACTGGAACATGGACGTACAGGCAGATCGAGTGGGGGTGGGGCAATGGCATTTGAGCAG GCAAGCTGAAGAGTCTCATGTCATACAACATGGATGA
- the LOC120664843 gene encoding F-box/kelch-repeat protein At3g17530-like isoform X1 translates to MEVRSSSGKEPRAVRLPGDLVAEILARVPYRSLCRFKLVSRSWRALCSDPAVRRRNGDLLVGNWNMDVQADRVGVGQWHLSRLEFCLLQGHFAFDKP, encoded by the exons ATGGAGGTGAGGTCCAGCTCCGGCAAGGAGCCGCGCGCGGTCAGGCTGCCCGGCGACCTCGTCGCCGAGATCCTCGCGCGGGTGCCCTACCGCTCGCTCTGCCGGTTCAAGCTCGTCTCGCGGTCATGGCGGGCCCTCTGCTCCGACCCCGCCGTCCGCCGCAG GAATGGAGATCTACTCGTCGGAAACTGGAACATGGACGTACAGGCAGATCGAGTGGGGGTGGGGCAATGGCATTTGAGCAGGTTGGAATTCTGTCTTCTTCAAGGGCACTTTGCATTTGACAAACCCTGA